The following proteins come from a genomic window of Pyxidicoccus sp. MSG2:
- a CDS encoding ATP-binding cassette domain-containing protein encodes MIRLRPTDGPRRFAPEVIQSSWMDCGPAALKCLLEGFDIPVSYGRLREACQTDVDGTSIDTLEEVARRCGLDAEQQLLPVDHLLEPASEALPAIVVVQLPSGATHFVVVWRRHGKLVQVMDPSRGRRWVSLRALIGEVYLHTTALPAPAWRDWAGSETMLAVLRGQLRALGLGDDEIDGHLREALADAGWHSLAALDATRKMVGYLVRSGGLTAGRPAARAVDTFFHQALRESPFEPITVSRPYWPVMPLPGESEADTRLVFRGAVLVHASRRRQAAPAGAPQEGLPEELAAALAEPPPRPGHELLRMLRTDGVLAPAALLAGLGLAAFGTVGEALLLRGLMEVGSRLSLLSQWLQALLALCVFLSICLGLDLLNGLSMRRLGRRLEVRFRMAFLEKLPRMHDRYFSSRPHSDMAERCHSLHRLRLLPGLGGQLVLGIFELLLTTAGLIWLDPGSAFLALGLMLTALLTPLAVQPVLAERELRVRSHSAAISRFYLDALLGLVSVRAHGAERSLRREHEGHVVEWARSSAALQRVSVVVEGLLSLATLGLAVALVFGHLSRTGAQSSSLLFLYWTLNLPLLGQELAQLARQYPLHRNVTLRLMEPLGARDEMGDTSGDAEASGPTGPEHPGVAVDFQGVSIKAGGHTVLEDVALSIAPGTHVAIVGPSGAGKSSLVGLLVGWHRASTGTLLVDGAPLDGARLERLRRETAWVDPAVQLWNRSFLDNLTYGSASELPASLSPVIASADLLSVLERLPDGLQTSLGEGGARVSGGEGQRVRFGRALLRPDVRLAILDEPFRGLDRERRHELLERARRQWARATMLCITHDVAETRGFDRVLVVEGGRVVEHGEPSVLAAMPGSRYRALLEAEAQAKAEVWSNDAWTRARMVDGVLVTAPRERLELKTWVEEAVA; translated from the coding sequence ATGATTCGCCTTCGCCCCACGGACGGCCCCCGGCGCTTCGCCCCGGAGGTCATCCAGTCCTCGTGGATGGACTGCGGCCCCGCGGCCCTCAAGTGCCTGCTGGAGGGCTTCGACATCCCCGTCAGCTACGGCCGCCTGCGCGAGGCCTGCCAGACGGATGTGGATGGCACTTCCATCGACACGCTGGAGGAGGTCGCCCGGCGCTGCGGCCTCGACGCCGAGCAGCAACTCCTCCCGGTCGACCACCTGCTCGAGCCGGCCTCCGAGGCGCTGCCCGCCATCGTCGTCGTGCAGCTTCCGAGCGGGGCCACCCACTTCGTGGTGGTGTGGCGCCGTCACGGCAAGCTGGTGCAGGTCATGGACCCCAGCCGGGGTCGCCGCTGGGTGTCGCTCCGCGCGCTCATCGGAGAGGTGTACCTGCACACCACCGCGCTCCCGGCGCCCGCGTGGCGGGACTGGGCCGGCTCCGAGACGATGCTCGCGGTGCTCCGGGGCCAATTGCGCGCGCTGGGGCTGGGTGATGACGAGATTGACGGACACCTGCGCGAGGCTCTCGCGGACGCGGGGTGGCATTCGCTCGCGGCGCTGGATGCCACGCGGAAGATGGTCGGCTACCTCGTGCGCTCCGGCGGGCTGACGGCGGGACGCCCGGCGGCGCGGGCCGTGGACACGTTCTTCCACCAGGCGCTGCGGGAGTCTCCCTTCGAGCCCATCACCGTCTCCCGTCCCTACTGGCCGGTGATGCCCCTTCCGGGCGAGAGCGAGGCGGACACACGGCTCGTCTTCCGAGGCGCGGTGCTGGTGCACGCCTCCCGCCGTCGTCAGGCCGCACCCGCGGGAGCGCCGCAGGAGGGCCTGCCCGAGGAGCTCGCCGCCGCGCTGGCCGAGCCCCCGCCCCGTCCCGGACACGAGCTGCTGCGCATGCTGCGCACCGATGGCGTGCTCGCGCCGGCCGCGCTGCTCGCGGGCCTGGGACTGGCCGCCTTCGGCACCGTCGGAGAGGCGCTCCTCCTGCGGGGACTGATGGAGGTCGGCAGCCGGCTCAGCCTCCTCTCGCAGTGGCTCCAGGCCCTGCTCGCGCTCTGCGTCTTCCTGTCCATCTGCCTGGGGTTGGATTTGCTCAACGGCCTGTCCATGCGTCGGCTGGGCCGGCGGCTCGAGGTCCGCTTCCGGATGGCCTTCCTCGAGAAGCTCCCCCGGATGCATGACCGCTACTTCAGCAGCCGTCCCCACTCCGACATGGCCGAGCGCTGCCACAGCCTGCACCGGCTGCGCCTGCTGCCCGGGCTGGGTGGGCAGCTCGTCCTTGGCATCTTCGAGCTGCTGCTCACCACCGCGGGCCTCATCTGGCTGGACCCCGGCAGCGCGTTCCTGGCGCTGGGGCTGATGCTCACCGCACTGCTGACGCCGCTCGCGGTTCAGCCGGTGCTCGCCGAGCGCGAGCTGCGGGTGCGCAGCCACTCCGCCGCCATCTCCCGGTTCTATCTCGATGCGCTGCTCGGCCTGGTGTCGGTGCGGGCGCACGGCGCGGAGCGCTCGCTCCGGCGTGAGCATGAGGGCCATGTGGTGGAGTGGGCCCGCTCGTCGGCGGCGCTCCAGCGGGTGTCGGTGGTGGTGGAGGGACTGCTGTCGCTGGCCACCCTGGGGCTCGCGGTGGCGCTCGTCTTCGGGCACCTGTCGAGGACCGGGGCGCAGAGCAGCTCACTGCTGTTCCTCTACTGGACGCTCAACCTGCCGCTGCTGGGACAGGAGCTCGCGCAGCTCGCCCGGCAGTACCCGCTGCACCGGAACGTGACGCTGCGCCTGATGGAGCCGCTCGGGGCGCGCGACGAGATGGGCGACACCTCGGGCGACGCGGAAGCATCCGGGCCCACCGGGCCCGAGCACCCGGGCGTGGCCGTGGACTTCCAGGGCGTGAGCATCAAGGCGGGCGGGCACACGGTGCTCGAAGACGTGGCGCTGTCCATCGCCCCGGGCACCCACGTGGCGATTGTCGGCCCCTCGGGCGCCGGCAAGTCGAGCCTCGTGGGCCTGCTGGTCGGCTGGCATCGCGCCTCCACGGGGACGCTGCTCGTGGACGGCGCGCCGCTCGACGGCGCGCGGCTGGAGCGACTGCGGCGGGAGACCGCGTGGGTGGACCCGGCCGTCCAGCTCTGGAACCGCTCCTTCCTGGACAACCTCACGTATGGCTCGGCGTCGGAGCTGCCCGCGTCGCTGAGCCCCGTCATCGCGTCGGCCGACCTGCTCTCCGTGCTGGAGCGCCTGCCGGATGGACTCCAGACGTCGCTGGGTGAAGGGGGCGCGCGAGTCTCGGGTGGCGAGGGCCAGCGCGTGCGCTTCGGCCGGGCCCTGCTGCGGCCCGACGTCCGGCTGGCCATCCTCGACGAGCCCTTCCGGGGCCTGGACCGGGAGCGGCGCCACGAATTGCTGGAGCGGGCCCGCCGGCAGTGGGCCCGCGCGACGATGCTGTGCATCACCCACGACGTCGCGGAGACGCGCGGCTTCGACCGGGTGCTCGTGGTGGAAGGCGGACGCGTGGTGGAGCACGGCGAGCCGTCCGTGCTGGCCGCCATGCCGGGCTCGCGCTACCGCGCCCTGCTCGAAGCCGAGGCCCAGGCGAAGGCGGAGGTCTGGTCCAACGACGCGTGGACTCGCGCCCGGATGGTGGACGGCGTCCTGGTGACGGCGCCGCGCGAGCGACTGGAGCTGAAGACGTGGGTGGAGGAGGCCGTGGCATGA
- a CDS encoding HlyD family secretion protein translates to MSADFTHSLRALREDGFRRPGRALVFVVLLVCGWLAWFVFARVTVYEVSENARLEVDSAVFPVEAQVDGRVLTSRLDIGRQVEKGEVLLELDSNAQRLKLQEEQARLDTLLPQLETLRSELAAQQKALGAEGLASSSGLSEARARQREAQAALSYADEEQSRLAPLAKSQAIGELEYLKVKADREQRRAALDAVEQEADRLKSERLNRQSQGLAQVARLEREQAAMEGLITTSKARIASLTHDLEQFVVRAPSSGQVGEVARLQPGSEVRRGDKLAVLVPPGKLRVVADFPPSDALGRIRPGQTARLRLQGFPWAEYGALTATVSRLASEARDGKVRVECELRPDGSSKIPRQHGLPGTLEVAVDDLSPATLILREAGQRLGAPSTPRPATVGGAS, encoded by the coding sequence ATGTCGGCGGACTTCACCCACTCGCTGCGCGCCCTTCGTGAGGACGGCTTCCGGCGGCCAGGCCGTGCCCTCGTCTTCGTGGTGCTGCTGGTGTGCGGCTGGCTCGCGTGGTTCGTCTTCGCGCGCGTCACCGTGTACGAGGTCTCGGAGAATGCGCGGCTCGAGGTGGACAGCGCCGTGTTCCCGGTGGAGGCCCAGGTGGACGGGCGCGTCCTCACCAGCCGCCTGGACATCGGCCGGCAGGTCGAGAAGGGCGAGGTGCTCCTCGAGCTCGACTCGAATGCCCAGCGGCTGAAGCTCCAGGAGGAGCAGGCCCGCCTCGATACCCTGCTTCCGCAACTGGAGACGCTCCGGAGCGAGCTGGCGGCCCAGCAGAAGGCGCTCGGCGCGGAAGGGCTGGCGTCGAGCTCGGGGCTGAGCGAGGCCCGGGCCCGGCAGCGGGAGGCCCAGGCCGCGCTGTCCTACGCCGACGAGGAGCAGTCCCGGCTCGCGCCGCTCGCGAAGAGCCAGGCGATTGGCGAGCTGGAGTACCTCAAGGTGAAGGCGGATCGCGAGCAGCGGCGCGCCGCCCTGGACGCCGTCGAGCAGGAGGCCGACCGCCTCAAGTCGGAGCGCCTGAACCGGCAGAGCCAGGGCCTGGCACAGGTGGCACGGCTGGAGCGGGAGCAGGCCGCCATGGAGGGGCTCATCACCACGTCCAAGGCACGCATCGCCTCCCTCACCCACGACCTGGAGCAGTTCGTGGTGCGCGCCCCTTCGAGCGGACAGGTGGGCGAGGTGGCGCGGCTCCAGCCCGGCTCCGAGGTGCGGCGCGGGGACAAGCTGGCGGTGCTGGTCCCGCCCGGGAAGCTCCGCGTCGTCGCCGACTTCCCTCCCTCCGATGCGCTGGGCCGCATCCGCCCCGGGCAGACGGCCCGGCTGCGCCTCCAGGGCTTCCCCTGGGCGGAGTACGGCGCCCTCACCGCCACGGTGAGCAGGCTCGCGTCGGAAGCGCGGGACGGGAAGGTCCGCGTGGAGTGCGAGCTGCGGCCCGACGGTTCCTCGAAGATTCCGCGCCAGCACGGCCTGCCCGGCACGCTGGAGGTCGCCGTGGATGACCTCTCGCCCGCGACGCTGATTCTCCGCGAGGCGGGACAGCGGCTGGGCGCTCCGTCGACTCCGCGTCCGGCCACGGTGGGAGGTGCCTCATGA
- the fes gene encoding enterochelin esterase encodes MSQLVISPRIQELRRRVEAGDTSAVETFWHQLTREGTPLLEALEGDREHLLLTLVWRAEAPVRNVVVVPGLECIWNPGPNQLERMPGTDLWHRTWRVRRDLRTTYCFSPDEPLRALHELEPDEEARYLQERMKVWRSDALNPRHFSPNPSLPPMSVIELPDAPGGHWAARRPDVPEGRLEQGLFRDARSGRERTFWLYRALGDSTTTEPALLVLCDGEGHLELGVMDVLDNLVADGRIPPLVCLLLHHPDREVELTCNDTFAEELATQLLPRVCGELRIPALPARTVIGGWSYGGLAAAFAGLRHPEVFGNVLSQSGSFWWAPEDAEEHEWLTSRFASVPRRDVRFYLNVGLLERGPSPKNSPSQLVANRHLRDVLRARGYDVTYRELNGGHDYIGWPGGLADGLMSLLGREA; translated from the coding sequence GTGAGCCAGCTTGTCATCAGTCCGCGCATCCAGGAGCTGCGCCGTCGTGTCGAGGCGGGGGACACCTCCGCCGTCGAGACCTTCTGGCACCAGCTCACCCGGGAAGGGACGCCGCTGCTCGAAGCGCTGGAGGGCGACCGGGAGCACCTGCTCCTCACCCTCGTCTGGAGGGCGGAGGCGCCGGTGCGCAACGTGGTGGTGGTGCCCGGCCTGGAGTGCATCTGGAACCCGGGGCCCAACCAGTTGGAGCGGATGCCCGGCACGGACCTGTGGCACCGCACCTGGCGCGTGCGGAGAGACCTGCGCACGACGTACTGCTTCTCCCCCGACGAGCCGCTCCGCGCGCTCCACGAGCTGGAGCCCGACGAGGAGGCCCGCTACCTCCAGGAGCGGATGAAGGTCTGGCGCTCCGACGCCCTCAACCCCCGCCACTTCTCCCCCAACCCCTCGCTGCCGCCCATGTCCGTCATCGAGCTGCCGGACGCGCCGGGCGGACACTGGGCCGCGCGCCGCCCGGACGTGCCGGAGGGCCGACTCGAGCAGGGCCTGTTCCGCGACGCCCGCTCCGGCCGTGAGCGCACCTTCTGGCTGTATCGCGCCCTGGGTGACTCGACGACGACGGAGCCCGCGCTGCTGGTGCTCTGCGACGGCGAGGGCCACCTCGAGCTCGGCGTCATGGACGTCCTCGACAACCTCGTCGCCGACGGGCGCATCCCCCCGCTGGTCTGTCTCCTGCTGCACCACCCCGACAGGGAAGTGGAGCTGACGTGCAACGACACCTTCGCGGAGGAGCTGGCCACGCAGTTGCTGCCGCGCGTGTGCGGTGAGCTGCGCATCCCCGCCCTGCCCGCCCGGACGGTGATTGGGGGCTGGAGCTACGGAGGGCTCGCGGCGGCGTTCGCAGGGCTGCGCCACCCGGAGGTCTTCGGCAACGTGCTGTCGCAGTCCGGCTCGTTCTGGTGGGCACCGGAAGACGCGGAGGAGCACGAGTGGCTCACCTCCCGGTTCGCCTCGGTGCCCCGCCGGGACGTCCGCTTCTATCTCAACGTCGGACTCCTGGAGCGCGGCCCCTCCCCGAAGAACAGCCCGAGCCAGCTCGTCGCCAACCGCCACCTTCGCGACGTGCTGCGGGCCCGGGGCTACGACGTCACCTATCGCGAGCTCAACGGTGGCCATGACTACATCGGCTGGCCGGGGGGCCTGGCCGACGGGTTGATGTCCCTGCTGGGACGGGAGGCCTGA
- a CDS encoding endopeptidase, which produces MRHPSKWVACLVLCLSAVGWALQPAQQSTLASQAFFKPELYLPISNMPLEQARSKLKGVGPSAWDDFFARNGRDFHVYLDPLTGMPSAIQGSIPLIPGTGVGNKVSLGGVQQQLGRSVGQVDEAVVADLLFKFISDNQAALGVDMLQLGEPRVTQVTDSLWQVLIPQQVDGIPVRHGRLVATLNHGNLVLLGTEAWSNVTAPTRPTLDAQQALTAGGERFGLLESPGQLWMQPALELAPLAQADAKGFGEGYRHQLVWTYGFQNPGEQERWKVTVDADTGEVLALEDDNHYLDATIKGGIYPLTSTEICTANEACGTMQVDTPMPWANTGLASPNNFTDGAGVFAYSSGTVTTTLAGKYVRVSDTCGAVSSSSTSGNVQMGGTNGQHDCTTGGGGAGNTPASRSAFYEVNRIAELARGWLPSNTWLKGQVTANVNINSTCNAFWNGSTINFYRSGGGCRNTGEIAAVFDHEWGHGMDDFDSGGALSNSSEGYADIASIYRLQASCVGYGFFHTSDRGCGKTPDGTGYNQNEAQTGAAWCNSKCSGVRDADYLAHANQTPATPQNFVCPKCSSSTGPCGRQVHCAAAPARQAAWDLVARDLQAAPFNYDSNTAFILGNKLFYQGSGNIGAWHACNCTAGTSDGCGASHGYMQWLAADDDNGNLNDGTPHMTAIHAAFNRHGIACSTPAPANSGCASGPATAPTATATGSDGQVALSWNAVPNASEYWVMKTEGYAGCDFGKAKVATVTGTSYTDGEVANDRRYCYSVVPASSSACFGRAAACVCATPGGPCTPPGVATLSLPADTAMDVALSPVLDWADVAGATSYEVQVATDGTFTTVVRSATALEASTWTVSPALANGTRYYWRVRAVNNCANGTYSSAFSFNTTETTCQPPAAPALASPGDAATGVALSPVLDWGDVSGATSYEVQVATDSAFTSVARSATGLGASTWTVSPALSANTQYFWRARAVSGCGAGNYSGAFRFTTQTGGGTCQASLAAYDASRGTPACGNGCGCDTGTLVTSRGSQFPTAEPNQPNALDGCPDGPFGFYHFDESIDRVVLKSVDGGPITPGKQVKVDVTVWCYDATDRLNLYYTTNPALPLWSSLATGLACTGSGAKTFSHTFTVGSGVGQHAIRAQFVEASSPLTSCTFGLYDENDDVVFGVAAAVASGQPSKSPTRGRARAAR; this is translated from the coding sequence ATGCGCCATCCGTCGAAGTGGGTCGCCTGTCTCGTGTTGTGTCTCAGCGCAGTGGGGTGGGCCCTCCAGCCCGCCCAGCAGAGCACGCTGGCGAGCCAGGCCTTCTTCAAGCCCGAGCTGTACCTCCCCATCTCCAACATGCCGTTGGAGCAGGCCCGCTCGAAGCTGAAGGGCGTGGGGCCGAGCGCGTGGGACGACTTCTTCGCGCGCAACGGCCGTGACTTCCACGTGTACCTGGACCCGCTGACGGGCATGCCCTCCGCCATCCAGGGCTCCATTCCGCTCATCCCCGGCACGGGCGTGGGCAACAAGGTCAGCCTCGGCGGCGTGCAGCAGCAACTGGGCCGTTCCGTGGGGCAGGTGGACGAGGCCGTCGTCGCGGACCTGCTCTTCAAGTTCATCAGCGACAACCAGGCCGCGCTCGGCGTGGACATGCTGCAACTGGGCGAGCCCCGCGTGACGCAAGTCACGGACTCGCTGTGGCAGGTGCTGATTCCCCAGCAGGTGGACGGCATCCCCGTCCGCCATGGCCGCCTCGTGGCCACCCTCAACCATGGCAACCTCGTGCTGCTGGGCACCGAGGCGTGGAGCAACGTCACCGCGCCCACGCGGCCCACGCTGGACGCGCAGCAGGCGCTCACGGCCGGTGGCGAGCGCTTCGGGCTCCTGGAGTCTCCCGGGCAGCTCTGGATGCAGCCCGCCCTGGAGCTCGCCCCGCTGGCCCAGGCCGATGCGAAGGGCTTTGGCGAGGGCTACCGCCACCAGCTCGTGTGGACCTACGGCTTCCAGAATCCGGGGGAGCAGGAGCGCTGGAAGGTGACGGTGGACGCCGACACCGGCGAGGTGCTGGCGCTCGAGGATGACAACCACTACCTGGACGCCACCATCAAGGGCGGCATCTACCCGCTGACCAGCACGGAAATCTGCACCGCGAACGAGGCGTGCGGGACGATGCAGGTCGACACGCCCATGCCGTGGGCCAACACGGGGCTCGCCTCCCCCAACAACTTCACGGACGGCGCCGGTGTCTTCGCCTACAGCTCCGGCACCGTCACCACCACGCTGGCCGGCAAGTACGTGCGCGTCAGCGACACCTGCGGCGCCGTCAGCTCCAGCTCCACCAGCGGCAACGTGCAGATGGGCGGCACCAACGGTCAGCACGACTGCACCACCGGCGGCGGCGGGGCGGGCAACACGCCGGCCTCACGCTCCGCCTTCTACGAGGTGAACCGGATTGCCGAGCTGGCGCGCGGCTGGCTTCCCAGCAACACCTGGCTGAAGGGACAGGTCACCGCCAACGTCAACATCAACAGCACCTGCAATGCCTTCTGGAACGGCTCCACCATCAACTTCTACCGGAGCGGCGGTGGGTGCCGGAACACGGGCGAGATTGCCGCCGTGTTCGACCATGAGTGGGGCCACGGCATGGACGACTTCGACTCCGGTGGCGCGCTCAGCAACTCCAGCGAGGGCTACGCGGACATCGCGTCCATCTACCGGCTGCAGGCCTCCTGCGTGGGCTACGGCTTCTTCCACACCAGCGACCGCGGCTGCGGCAAGACGCCGGACGGCACCGGCTACAACCAGAACGAGGCCCAGACGGGCGCGGCCTGGTGCAACAGCAAGTGCTCGGGCGTGCGTGACGCGGACTACCTGGCGCACGCCAACCAGACGCCGGCCACGCCGCAGAACTTCGTGTGCCCCAAGTGCAGCTCCAGCACGGGGCCCTGTGGCCGGCAGGTGCACTGCGCCGCCGCGCCCGCCCGCCAGGCCGCATGGGACCTGGTTGCGAGGGACCTGCAGGCCGCGCCGTTCAACTACGACTCCAACACCGCCTTCATCCTCGGCAACAAGCTCTTCTACCAGGGCAGCGGCAACATCGGCGCGTGGCACGCCTGCAACTGCACCGCGGGCACGTCCGACGGCTGCGGCGCGAGCCACGGCTACATGCAGTGGCTGGCCGCGGATGACGACAACGGCAACCTGAACGACGGCACGCCGCACATGACGGCCATCCACGCCGCCTTCAACCGCCACGGCATCGCCTGCTCCACGCCCGCGCCCGCCAACTCCGGCTGCGCGAGCGGCCCGGCCACGGCGCCCACCGCCACGGCCACCGGCAGCGACGGCCAGGTGGCGCTGAGCTGGAACGCGGTGCCCAACGCCAGCGAGTACTGGGTGATGAAGACGGAGGGCTACGCCGGCTGCGACTTCGGCAAGGCGAAGGTGGCCACCGTCACCGGCACCAGCTACACCGACGGCGAGGTCGCCAACGACAGGCGGTACTGCTACTCGGTGGTGCCCGCCAGCTCGAGCGCCTGCTTCGGCCGCGCCGCCGCCTGTGTCTGCGCGACGCCGGGCGGCCCCTGCACGCCGCCGGGTGTGGCCACGCTCTCGCTGCCCGCGGACACGGCGATGGACGTGGCGCTGTCGCCGGTGCTCGACTGGGCCGACGTGGCGGGGGCCACCTCCTACGAGGTGCAGGTGGCCACGGACGGCACCTTCACCACCGTGGTGCGCTCGGCCACGGCGCTGGAGGCCAGTACGTGGACCGTGTCTCCCGCGCTCGCCAATGGCACCCGGTACTACTGGCGCGTCCGCGCGGTGAACAACTGCGCCAACGGCACCTACAGCTCCGCCTTCAGCTTCAACACCACGGAGACGACGTGCCAGCCGCCCGCGGCGCCCGCGCTGGCGAGCCCCGGGGACGCGGCGACGGGTGTCGCGCTCTCCCCGGTGCTCGACTGGGGCGACGTGTCGGGCGCCACCTCCTACGAGGTGCAGGTGGCCACCGACAGCGCCTTCACCAGCGTGGCGCGCTCGGCCACGGGGCTCGGTGCCAGCACGTGGACGGTGTCTCCCGCGCTCTCCGCCAACACGCAGTATTTCTGGAGGGCGCGCGCGGTGAGTGGCTGCGGCGCGGGCAACTACAGCGGGGCTTTCCGCTTCACCACCCAGACAGGAGGCGGGACGTGCCAGGCGTCGCTCGCGGCCTATGACGCCTCGCGCGGGACGCCGGCCTGCGGCAACGGGTGCGGGTGTGACACGGGCACGCTGGTGACGAGCCGCGGAAGCCAGTTCCCCACCGCCGAGCCCAACCAGCCCAACGCGCTCGACGGCTGCCCGGATGGGCCCTTCGGCTTCTACCACTTCGACGAGAGCATCGACCGCGTCGTGCTGAAGAGCGTGGACGGCGGCCCCATCACCCCGGGCAAGCAGGTGAAGGTGGACGTGACGGTGTGGTGCTACGACGCGACGGACCGGCTCAACCTCTACTACACGACGAACCCGGCCCTCCCGCTGTGGAGCTCGCTCGCCACGGGACTGGCGTGCACCGGGAGTGGGGCGAAGACGTTCAGCCACACATTCACCGTGGGCAGCGGCGTCGGGCAGCACGCCATCCGGGCCCAGTTCGTGGAGGCCAGCAGCCCGCTGACGAGCTGCACCTTCGGCCTCTACGACGAAAACGATGACGTCGTCTTCGGTGTGGCGGCCGCCGTCGCATCGGGGCAGCCGTCGAAGTCGCCCACGCGGGGACGGGCGCGCGCGGCCCGATAG
- a CDS encoding S1C family serine protease, with amino-acid sequence MAKMSDSVEVRCLRCGAPDAGERARCVCGASLLMDVVLKGAMVDERQRFGLARALALLGPPAPSFSEARVALAIPGNRVVRGVSSAFAQKLLAVLSAHGADAYLQPSELPEAAAPRRSSRAALAAALGVLVLGGVAFGAWATRSPRLRQLSGWEPGTSAQEAVKAPEEGTLSTQDIARLASPGTVSLRCEGKTGSGFFVDAELVLTNEHVVCPAGKMMTVMLPDGRQLLGETLKTDVDLDLATVRVVGAKAAPLRVGDVTRLEPGDRLVFIGSPKGLDFTVHEGKVGFVGREYLGNGYVQFNASVNPGNSGGPLLDGRGEVVGVVSMKVNDADGMGLALPIPYASKLITVPTTPESTARWDALLARVSRDEQREIQRYQQETAEPVLLSVRRVEQLGLVALLIERFDAPPRRVVRRMELESEGQKCSLTVDFEYWRPVRDTMSAAEDSRRLRWFAARGLSEGIHVGAARLPVEDCSLTGAGNASLKLEGAGAQAERFDVPMKDFHASREDWKRNKGGIQIWQQSLWQRREEADRSRQEADEWRNNFSRARSRIATLEEEKRKLLAAEAAGGPSTKRRWEVEVELKLAQGQLADLERYATEKRVPAAWRQ; translated from the coding sequence ATGGCGAAGATGTCGGATTCGGTCGAGGTGAGGTGCCTCCGGTGTGGTGCGCCGGATGCAGGGGAGCGTGCGCGCTGCGTCTGTGGTGCCAGCCTCTTGATGGATGTGGTGCTGAAGGGCGCCATGGTGGACGAGCGCCAGCGCTTCGGGCTCGCGAGAGCGCTGGCCCTGCTCGGCCCTCCGGCGCCCTCGTTCTCCGAGGCCCGGGTGGCGCTGGCGATTCCGGGCAACCGCGTGGTGCGCGGCGTCTCCAGCGCCTTCGCGCAGAAGCTCCTGGCGGTGCTCTCCGCGCATGGCGCCGACGCGTACCTCCAGCCCTCGGAGCTGCCCGAGGCCGCTGCGCCCCGGCGCTCCTCGCGAGCGGCCCTCGCCGCGGCGCTCGGCGTCCTCGTGCTGGGCGGCGTGGCGTTCGGAGCCTGGGCGACCCGCTCGCCCAGGCTTCGGCAGCTCTCCGGCTGGGAACCGGGCACCTCCGCGCAGGAGGCCGTGAAGGCTCCCGAGGAGGGCACCCTCTCCACGCAGGACATCGCCAGGCTCGCCTCGCCTGGCACGGTGAGCCTGCGGTGCGAGGGCAAGACGGGCTCCGGCTTCTTCGTGGACGCGGAGTTGGTGCTGACCAATGAGCACGTGGTCTGCCCGGCCGGGAAGATGATGACGGTGATGTTGCCGGACGGGCGCCAGCTCCTCGGGGAGACGCTGAAGACCGACGTGGACCTGGACCTCGCCACCGTACGCGTGGTGGGGGCCAAGGCGGCGCCGCTGAGGGTGGGCGACGTCACGCGCCTGGAGCCGGGAGACAGGCTCGTCTTCATCGGCAGCCCCAAGGGGCTGGACTTCACCGTGCACGAGGGGAAGGTGGGCTTCGTGGGCCGGGAGTACCTGGGCAACGGGTACGTGCAGTTCAACGCGTCGGTGAATCCTGGCAACAGCGGCGGGCCGCTGCTCGACGGGCGCGGCGAGGTGGTGGGCGTCGTCTCCATGAAGGTCAACGACGCGGACGGCATGGGGCTGGCGCTGCCCATCCCGTATGCCAGCAAGCTCATCACCGTCCCCACCACGCCCGAGTCGACGGCGCGCTGGGATGCGCTGCTGGCGCGGGTGTCGCGCGACGAGCAGCGGGAAATCCAGCGCTACCAGCAGGAGACGGCGGAGCCGGTGCTCCTGTCGGTCCGCCGCGTCGAGCAGCTCGGCCTGGTGGCGTTGCTCATCGAGCGCTTCGACGCGCCCCCGCGCCGCGTGGTGCGCCGGATGGAGCTGGAGTCCGAAGGGCAGAAGTGCTCGCTGACGGTGGACTTCGAGTACTGGCGGCCGGTGCGCGACACGATGTCCGCGGCGGAGGACTCGCGGCGCCTGCGCTGGTTCGCGGCGCGAGGACTGTCGGAGGGCATCCACGTGGGCGCGGCGCGGCTGCCGGTGGAGGACTGCTCGCTCACCGGGGCGGGGAATGCCTCGCTGAAGCTGGAGGGCGCGGGTGCGCAGGCCGAGCGCTTCGACGTCCCGATGAAGGACTTCCACGCTTCGCGTGAGGACTGGAAGCGCAACAAGGGCGGCATCCAGATATGGCAGCAGAGCCTCTGGCAGCGGCGCGAGGAGGCGGACCGCTCCCGGCAGGAGGCCGACGAGTGGCGCAACAACTTCAGCCGGGCGCGGTCCCGCATCGCCACGCTGGAGGAGGAGAAGCGCAAGCTGCTGGCGGCCGAGGCCGCCGGAGGCCCCTCCACCAAGCGGCGCTGGGAGGTGGAGGTGGAGCTGAAGCTCGCCCAGGGGCAGCTCGCGGACCTGGAGCGGTACGCCACCGAGAAGCGCGTGCCCGCCGCGTGGCGGCAGTAG